One Salvia splendens isolate huo1 chromosome 22, SspV2, whole genome shotgun sequence DNA segment encodes these proteins:
- the LOC121786082 gene encoding mannose-6-phosphate isomerase 2-like produces MGAEFPGIVRLRCSVKRYEWGKVGEESGVARLYASNSGEEIDGDEPFAEFWMGTHDSGPSTVVPNRQIRTAGVEMEGGFKRDHSNLVTLKDWIQQNPVVLGDKVFQKWGPNLPFLFKVLSVSKALSIQAHPDKSLAAILHKQQPQVYKDDNHKPEMALALTEFEALCGFVGLEEIKSVLQNVPEITEVVGTASANQVLRISKEDGEKKRKDVLRSLFTKLMSASKAVISDAVFKLINRLNIKRKVRGLTEKEELVLRLEKQYPGDVGVIASFLFNYVKLKIGEALYLGANEPHAYLYGECVECMATSDNVVRAGLTPKKLDVQTLCSILTYKQGFPEILRGVPSNPYTLKYLPPFDEFEVDQCILPQGASTVFPAIPGPSVFVVVKGKGTMRQAFLEELVGEGDVLFTPANAQISVRTTSGLSLCRAGISSRFLSSKCV; encoded by the exons ATGGGTGCTGAATTTCCGGGAATTGTCAGGCTCAGATGCTCCGTCAAGAGGTACGAATGGGGCAAGGTCGGGGAGGAATCGGGTGTCGCGCGCCTATACGCTAGTAATAGTGGGGAGGAAATCGACGGTGATGAGCCCTTCGCCGAATTTTGGATGGGGACCCACGACTCCGGGCCCTCAACCGTTGTGCCCAACCGCCAAATTCGGACTGCTGGTGTGGAGATGGAGGGCGGCTTCAAGCGGGATCACTCCAATTTAGTGACTTTAAAGGATTGGATTCAGCAGAACCCTGTCGTGCTTGGGGATAAGGTCTTCCAAAAATGGGGTCCCAATCTCCCCTTTCTCTTCAAG GTACTTTCAGTTTCAAAGGCTCTGTCTATACAAGCTCATCCAGATAAGAGTTTGGCTGCAATCCTACATAAGCAACAGCCACAAGTGTATAAGGATGACAATCACAAGCCTGAGATGGCCTTGGCGCTCACTGAGTTCGAGGCTCTCTGTGGTTTCGTTGGTCTCGAG GAAATTAAAAGTGTTCTCCAAAATGTACCTGAGATCACTGAAGTGGTTGGCACTGCATCGGCAAATCAAGTATTACGCATAAGCAAAGAGGACGGGGAAAAGAAACGAAAAGATGTCCTGCGATCTCTATTTACTAAACTTATGTCGGCTAGCAAGGCCGTCATATCTGATGCAGTCTTCAAGTTGATAAACCGACTGAACATAAAGAGAAAG GTGAGGGGGCTGACTGAGAAGGAGGAACTAGTTTTGCGGCTTGAAAAGCAATATCCAGGGGATGTTGGTGTCATTGCATCTTTCTTGTTTAATTATGTGAAACTTAAAATTGGTGAAGCCCTATATTTGGGTGCAAATGAACCTCATGCATATCTATATGGTGAATGTGTTGAGTGCATGGCAACATCAGACAATGTTGTACGAGCTGGTCTTACCCCAAAGAAACTCGATGTTCAAACTCTATGTTCCATACTCACGTACAAACAG GGTTTTCCAGAAATTCTTCGTGGAGTTCCTTCAAATCCTTATACATTAAAGTATCTCCCACCTTTCGATGAATTTGAGGTAGATCAGTGTATTCTTCCTCAAGGAGCGTCGACTGTCTTTCCTGCCATTCCCGGTCCTTCTGTTTTTGTGGTTGTGAAAGGAAAAGGAACCATGCGGCAGGCATTTTTGGAAGAGTTGGTTGGTGAAGGAGACGTGCTGTTTACGCCTGCAAACGCACAGATCAGTGTGAGAACTACTTCAGGCTTGAGTTTGTGTAGAGCAGGTATTAGCAGCAGGTTTTTAAGTAGCAAATGTGTGTGA